Within Conger conger chromosome 3, fConCon1.1, whole genome shotgun sequence, the genomic segment TTCCAGGTTCCTGATAGGTTTGTGGAGATATCTGAGCTGGCGCTGAGGGAGTTCTTCACTGCCATCCAAGCAGGGCGTGACACTGACCCCTGCTGGAAGAAGTCCATATACAAGATCATCTGCAAGCTGGACAGCCCTGTGCCAGACTGCTTCCGTCTGCCTGGCTGCCCCACTGACACGAGCACAGGGTGataaacctacacacacacacacacacactcatactctctctctctctctctctctctctctctctctcacacacacacacacacacacattctctcgctctctctctcacacacacacacacacacacacacactctctctcacacacacacacacacacaccctcacacactcacacactctctctctctcacacacacacacacacacactcacacacacactctctgtcttttacacacacatgcacacactcacacacactctctctctctctcacacacacacacacacacaccccctcacacacacactctctgtcttttacacacacatgcacacactcacacacacactctctctcacacacactctctctctcacacacacacactctctcacacacacacacacacacacacattatctctctcacacacacacacacactctctctgtcttttacacacatgtgcacacattcacacacacacacacacacacacacacacacacacactctctctctgcttttacacacacatacacacacatgcgcacactctctcacacaaacccacaagcacacaaaagCCCCGGGTAATAGCctaaacctacacacacacacacattctctgtccctctctcacaaacacacacacacagacacatacacacacagacaggcacacacacacacacactcacagaaagcAAAGGGTGATAGTCTAAACctacaaactcatacacacacaaacaaagtaCAGGATGATAGCCTaaacctccacacacacgcacacacatacttacacacacaaagcacatgaCAGACTAAACTTCCACACGCACATGTgcgtacacgcgcacacacacacacacacacacacacacacaccacacatttcAGCAGCCGCAGTGCATGTATGATGTAATATTCAAAGCACACACAACATGGAATAAAATGGGACATTCAAGTGAATACAGGCTCAGAAGAAAGCACCCCTCTTGTTTGTAGAGAAAGCCTTGTTCTTAGCATCAGCATttattttctccattttaaaGGATCACAATTGTAAATTGAGGGTGTTTGCGTAGATGAGGGGATATTGCTAATTAAGCTACATACATTTAAATTGGCTTATGGGCAATCTTTTGACCTCACCCTTCCAATCTATCCTGTTCCACTCAGCTCGGTTAAGATGAAATTTAATGAAGTGGGCTACATACTGcctgacatgcacacaaattGACCAGATTTTTTAGCACCATGTTTGTTGGTTTTTTCATTAACTTACAAGTCTCTGTTGGTGGTCAGGGCCTGACTCACTGAACACTGCATCTTATATTTGGGATATTTTGGGAATAGAATAGAGTCCTGCATGAGGCACTGGAAAATCTCTGAAAGCATAGATGTGGGATACTGTATGTTGGTTAAGATCAACAGATCCTATTGGTCAAGTCTTCAAATCAGTTCACAACATGttctttttcttaattttcagaCTAATATAATGCTATTACAACAGCTGGAACTCCATACccaaaaacaattattgtacaagctcttatgtactgtacagtccAGTGCAGTTTTCATTGTAGCCTGCGTTATGAGACTTGTTTTTGTTGCTAGTTGTTCCATATTTCCATGCTACTCCAATAGACATGCCCATGACAGACTATTGTTTCTATAGTATTACACTACTTACAATCTCTTGGTATTTTCACATGATTATgctttttatgcttttttaaagtatcattgacacacacaaaaaaaaaagttgagaaGTAACCCATgacttttgccatttttgagaacaaaaacaatatataaatgttatacCACATTTGTGTCAAGATATATTTCtctattaaaaatgttgtgcctGTTAAattttttctgtgaattttgATGTAACTTAAAGCTGTTTTATCAAAATATAAAGATGTAGTCATCTCGTGACATGTGTTTTATATATtctatataatgtaatgtaatcttggtTATATGTACACTAAGACTGAGTGTCATACTCTTTTTTATCATGTTAAATCGATGTTTATTATACAAAAGTGTTCAGTCGACAGACTTGGGTGTCCTCTTCCTCCGTGGGTTCGTTTAAAAAGGTGGAGGGGCAGTACAAGTAATTGCCACCAGATGGCGATGTTAATCCATTCCTAAAAGCATGTTACCTAATTATTTTTTACTCAATAGCTTCAACATGTAAAGGTTCGCTAAAACATTCGGGATTATTTTGAAAGGACGCAGAAGCGGTTATGTTTTAAGTAACTGTGTGAATTTTTCGCTTCCTCCTACCAAGGATTATAAACGTCATtgctcccacccacaaagcaagTTAAGTCAAACCGCCTGACAAAAACACGAGTCTGGATCAGACATGTGTACATATCAAGGAACTGTTTAAACCCATCAATAAACAACAAATTTCATGTATAGCGAACCTTGTGTGTGGCCAAGTTGGTTTCCACAGTTTACACCTCAATTTACATCGCAGTTAGAATCCGTATTTTGACTATTTGCATGAAAATATGAAGTAGTCTACCAACTATATTccgtttatatatatatatatatatatatatatatatatatatatatatatatatatatatatatatatatatatatatatatataatgcattTACACGATTAACACAAATGTTAGGAAGGCACTGACTTCAAGCGCGTCAACCGTATTGACGGAGGTCGAGAGCGCGCATGACAAGGACTGGTTAGTGAAGGCTGCGATGGCGCTACACTGGCTGCTTCTGGTGGAGCTCGGGCTGTACGCGGGATGTTTTATCTGCGGAATCATCGCTGCAGCATCGGTAACAATAACTCAGGTAAACACACGTCCACTTGCTTTACACACTTTACACTCTGCAACAATCGTGCATAACATGTCGTTCCTCGTTGATTCTCACACAAATGCTTAGACATTGTCATTTTGAAATACCAAGTTCAGACACATTTTTGCATTCATAGCGGACCTGCTTGGTAAACTGTTTTGCCCCTAAAGACATCCCGTTTTGCTTCGTATACGTTCGTCTTTTGAATTCTGCCTTTTCAGGTTAAGTGCAGATGAGATGAGCACAGAGGGGTTCTGAAACAGAAGTGGAGGTGGCATTTCCTTATTTTAGCGTAAATGGTTGAATTATAAAAGCAACGCTATTCGACTCATTTTTCAAAGTTTCATTTTGGCCTACAGCTGTCAGTGTTTGTAGGCTATTCTCCCAAACTTTCACGAATCCTGCGAGAAGGGGAAAGTAGCAAGGTAGCCTGGCTGCCGAAACTTCGTAGAACTTACCGGAGTCATATGACCACAATCACTCAAGTCCGGAAATACTTGCCTTGTGTTCTGTATTTTTGTAATGTGATGTTAGAAATATGAGAAATATAGGCTAAGTACAGCATTTATCAACGGTCAACCGTCTAAAGAGGCCATGgaacagaaatgacaaaaacaacgAAAGTATGACTAAAGCACATAGTACAGAATTGAGCATCAACGTGACCTGGGGGAAACAACCCACGCCGAAGAAGAAAGCGACTGTGCGATCCTTGTTTGTGTCATGCGACCGTCCTTGGCGGTTCAATGTGTCCAATTAACTGCGTGTTATTAGAGTCAGATGAGGCGGAGCAACGTCCTTTTTTGTAAATTATATGTGCAGGCATGTTAATGTGAATAATACGTTGATAAGACTTGATAAGAGGCTAATGTCAATTTTGTGAGCACAAATTATTTGATTAACTTGGGAATTTCAGATCTCTCTATTGGCAGCGAAACGGGATCTTGCGGAGTAGACTGCAGCATCTTGACCTCACACATAGGATGCGGAAGGAGTGTTTCAATAGGTCCTTTTTGCAAAGAAAACAGAACGTCTTGTGGACCTATTCAGTTTCAGTCACAGTTTCTAAAgaatttacagtgcagtctgtaagtatttggacagtggtacaatttattttaattgtgttgttgtgccaatgacagtcaaagaagccattgtgaggctgagaaataaaaatgttttaaaagtcTGAAATACATAGAGCCaaaattataccactgtccaaatacttacggactgtacTGTAGATTATAGCCTATTGAGATTGTGacagaaaatgtattgtgtgtacTTTTGCAGAGGGAAGCAGTGTTACCCAACGTTGTATGTTGTAACACTCAACGTTGTTGAGAACTTTGTTGGGTAACACTGAACAAGAACATCAGGCACTGTTAAAACACTGTAGCCCATTAATTTACAAATTTGGTCAGTATGATTATATGTTTGCAAGTGTGAAAGTTCAACAAATTGATGGTTTCTTCTCAGAAAAGAGTCTGTATGAGAAGGCCATGACTTGCCCATGTTGCATTGCAGGGGGAGTTTGCTGGGAAGTGCATTCTGTACGGCACTGCCCGTATGAATGGAACAAACCTTACCATAGAAAGCCCCAGCTCCCAGTCCCTCTGCTACTTTGTGTCGGCCATCTCCGTGTGCGTAGCTGTATACTGCTTCTCCCTCACACTGTACTGGGTCTACACCAGCTGTGTGGACCAAGAAGCCCAAAGGTGAGAGGTGGAGCATTTTCACCAGGGTTTGAAAATCTTTTCAGCAACTCCTTCAGGTTTAACCTAAATATCAATAGAAATTCAGGAGGAAATGTCAGGTTTTTGAGCGGTGAAAAGCTCTCCCAATGTGTCTTCAGTTTGGCAGCTGTCTTCACACTTGAGAATTAAACAGCCTGTATACATTGTTTGGACCACACTctcataataaaaatgtatatattcttTGTGGATGTGTTCAGTAGGTTGAGTTGTGTTCCAGTTTGAATATCTACTTGATAACTTAAGATAACTGGTTTGTATTTGACCGATCACAGGGTCTAAGTATGTATGCGTTGACAGACTTTGATAAACTGTTTCTCTCAGGGGACGACTTTGGATGAACGTGACACTTGTGATTTGTGGGGTCTTCTTATTCTTCCTGTTGGTGACTGGGTGTGTCCTAAGGATTGGTAGGAATCGCCTCTGCGAGTCTATAGTCAGCCTACAAGGTATAAACAGGTGAGCAACAGGGTAATTATTCtcacttgtgtgtctgtgactgttttGAATGTCTCAGCAGGAGAGCAGCAAGGGGGCTCAGCCACCATTGAAGTCAGTCTCCAGCAGGTTCTTGGGGTTTGATCAGTACATGAGCAGTTACAGACTGCATCAGTGTATGACCATCTGAGAAcctctgtgttgtgtttaagGTGTGAGGAGGCACAGGACAAGCCTTGGTCCGCCCCGTATGTAGGGACGCGATTCTTCTCCAATCTGCATGGTGCAGAGGTCAGTGCTGATCCACAAAGCTCATACCACACAATGAATGCCAACTTCAGATGCAACCAACTATTCAGTTATCATGGATGGAACAACATGACTATGGACTGAATTATATTATAGTGTTATATTGTAACTGCATGGTTATAAGAGTGATTATCTGCACCTTTGACTCCAGGACTACAactctgaacaaacaaaagaTTACCTAGAATTGtgctgaatatacagtacttaagcatttacatttacagtttccACTACAGTACTTCTCTCTGTTCCAGACTCTTACTCATGTCTCTCAGTACATGACATTACTTTGCATGTCATTTAgcggatgcttttatccaaagtaatgTACACAAAAGTGCATAGGAAGATGATATTACTCTCTCATGCcatatgtatttgtgtaatTCTCTGTCAGACATCAGTGTGGGTGAACTTCTTCTTCTGGCTCCTGATCGTCACTACAGTGGTTATCCAGAGGCGTCGGGGGTCAGAGTTCACGGCCAGGGGAGAGGACCCCAGCGCAAGCCCCTCTGAGACCGAACCCTTCTTCCCCAGCCGCACCAGGCCCCAATGACCTGCCATGGCCCCATGTTCTCTGGCCTGACCCCACCTATACACCCTGAAAGTCCTCCAGCCTGTTTCAGAAACTGGCTCGGAGCTCTGGTTGTATTGGCTCATTTCCTTGGTGATGAATTAATTGCTTGTCTAACCTGTTTAAACCAGTTAACTCAAACTTCAGTGGCACTGCACACTGCATGTTTCTCTGATTGGATGAtactttttttccacaaaagtAACAGGTCCTGCTTACTCCAGATCCATTTTTCGTAAATGAAACCATTTACTTTTTTATCATGTTAAATCGATGTTTTTTTACACGTAAATCATCAGTCGACAGATTTGGGTGTCCTTTCCTCCGTGGATCCGTTTAAAAAGGTGGAGGGGCAGTACAAGTAATTGCCACCAGATggctcccacccacaaagcaagTGAAATCAAACCGCCTGACAAAAACACGGGTCTCGATCAGACATTCCGTACAAAAAGTGTACATTACATATCAAGGAACTGTTTAAACCCATCAATAAAGACCAATTTCATGTATGTTCAGCGAACCTTGTGTGTGGCCAAGTTGGTTTCACCACTACACCCCTGTTAGAATCCGTATTTTCACTATTTACATGAAAATGacgtacagtgcatccggaaagtattcacagcgcttcacttttcccacattttgttatgttacagccttattccaaaatggaataaattcatttttttcctcaaaattctacacacaacaccccataatgacaacatgaaagaagtttttttgaaatttttgcacatttataaaaaataaaaaataacgaAATcgcatgtacataagtattcacagcctttgccatgaagctcaaaattgagctcaggtgcatcctgtttccactgatcaaccttgagatgtttctacagcttaattggattccacctgtggtaaattcagttgattggacatgaattggaaaggcacacacctgtctagataaggtcccacagttgacagtgcatgttggagcacaaaccaagcatgaaccaccaggactcttcctagagctggccgcccgtctaaactgagcaatcgggggagaagggtcttagtcagggaggtgaccaagaacccgaaggtcactctgtcagagctccagcgttcctctgtggagagaggagaaccttccagaaggacaaccatctctgcagcaatccaccaatcaggtctgtatggtagagtggtcagacggaagccactccttagtaaaggcacatggcagcccgtctggagtttgccaaaaggcacctgaaggactctcagaccatgagaaacaaaattctctggtctgatgagacaaagattgaactcttcggcatgaatgccaggcgtcatgtttggaggaaaacaggcaccgctcatcacctggccaataccatccctacagtgaagcatggtggtggcagcatcatgctgtggggatgtttttcagcagcaggaact encodes:
- the LOC133125054 gene encoding transmembrane protein 179B-like isoform X1; this encodes MALHWLLLVELGLYAGCFICGIIAAASVTITQGEFAGKCILYGTARMNGTNLTIESPSSQSLCYFVSAISVCVAVYCFSLTLYWVYTSCVDQEAQRGRLWMNVTLVICGVFLFFLLVTGCVLRIGRNRLCESIVSLQGINRCEEAQDKPWSAPYVGTRFFSNLHGAETSVWVNFFFWLLIVTTVVIQRRRGSEFTARGEDPSASPSETEPFFPSRTRPQ
- the LOC133125054 gene encoding transmembrane protein 179B-like isoform X2, whose product is MALHWLLLVELGLYAGCFICGIIAAASVTITQGEFAGKCILYGTARMNGTNLTIESPSSQSLCYFVSAISVCVAVYCFSLTLYWVYTSCVDQEAQRGRLWMNVTLVICGVFLFFLLVTGCVLRIGRNRLCESIVSLQGINRCEEAQDKPWSAPYVGTRFFSNLHGAEWLSRGVGGQSSRPGERTPAQAPLRPNPSSPAAPGPNDLPWPHVLWPDPTYTP